The following coding sequences are from one Bradyrhizobium sp. WSM471 window:
- a CDS encoding aspartate aminotransferase family protein: MAARTSRVLHRSLRETPPKAIGGEGVYLFAEDGRRVIDASGGAAVSCLGHQHPRVIAAMTKQASTLAYAHTAFFSSEPAEALAETLVGHEPGGLAYAYFVSGGSEAIEASIKLARQYFIERGEPQRQHFIARRQSYHGNTLGALAAGGNAWRRAPYAPLLSDAFSHVTPAFAYHEKHEGESDAQFVARLVAELEAEFQRLGPNTVAAFLAEPVVGATAGAVTAPDGYFKAVREICDRHGALLILDEVMCGMGRTGTTHAWEQEGIAPDIQAIAKGLGGGYQPIGAMLASGRIIDTIRSGSGAFLHGHTYLAHPLACAAALAVQDVIREDSLLDRVKERGKQLEQRLTERFGNHRHVGDIRGRGLFWAIELVADRASRTSFDPALKLNQKIKAEAFANGLGCYPGGGTADGVRGDHVLLAPPYITSAEEIDLIVDKLGTAVDSVLRRVNH; this comes from the coding sequence ATGGCCGCTCGCACCAGCCGCGTGCTGCATCGCTCGCTGCGCGAAACGCCGCCCAAGGCGATCGGCGGCGAAGGCGTCTATCTCTTTGCCGAGGATGGACGCCGCGTGATCGACGCCTCCGGCGGCGCGGCAGTCTCTTGCCTCGGCCACCAGCATCCACGCGTCATCGCGGCGATGACGAAGCAGGCCTCGACGCTGGCGTACGCCCACACAGCCTTCTTCTCGTCCGAGCCGGCGGAGGCCCTTGCCGAGACGCTGGTCGGCCATGAGCCCGGCGGCCTCGCCTACGCCTATTTCGTCAGCGGCGGGTCGGAGGCGATCGAGGCCAGCATCAAGCTCGCGCGGCAGTATTTCATCGAACGCGGCGAGCCGCAGCGGCAGCATTTCATCGCCCGGCGGCAGAGCTATCACGGCAACACGCTCGGCGCGCTGGCCGCCGGCGGCAATGCCTGGCGGCGTGCGCCCTATGCGCCGCTGCTCTCCGACGCCTTCAGCCATGTGACCCCGGCCTTCGCCTATCACGAGAAGCACGAGGGCGAATCCGATGCGCAATTCGTCGCCCGGCTTGTGGCGGAGCTCGAAGCCGAGTTTCAGCGCCTCGGTCCCAATACGGTCGCCGCGTTCCTCGCCGAGCCCGTCGTCGGCGCCACCGCAGGTGCCGTGACGGCGCCGGACGGTTACTTCAAGGCGGTGCGCGAGATCTGCGACCGACACGGCGCGCTGCTCATCCTCGACGAGGTCATGTGCGGCATGGGCCGCACCGGCACCACGCATGCCTGGGAGCAGGAAGGCATCGCGCCCGACATCCAGGCGATCGCCAAGGGCCTCGGCGGCGGCTACCAGCCGATCGGCGCGATGCTCGCGAGCGGCAGGATCATCGACACAATCCGCTCAGGCTCGGGCGCCTTCCTGCACGGCCACACTTATCTCGCTCATCCCCTCGCTTGCGCTGCCGCCCTCGCGGTGCAGGACGTGATCCGCGAGGACAGCCTGCTCGACCGAGTCAAGGAGCGCGGCAAGCAGCTCGAGCAGCGGCTCACCGAGCGATTCGGCAATCACCGCCATGTCGGCGATATCAGGGGCCGCGGGCTGTTCTGGGCCATCGAGCTCGTCGCCGATCGCGCCAGCCGGACCTCGTTCGATCCCGCGCTGAAGCTGAACCAGAAGATCAAGGCGGAGGCCTTCGCCAACGGCCTCGGCTGCTATCCCGGCGGCGGCACCGCGGACGGCGTCCGTGGCGACCACGTGCTGCTGGCGCCGCCCTATATCACCTCCGCGGAGGAGATCGATCTGATCGTCGACAAGCTCGGCACGGCCGTCGACAGCGTATTGCGTCGTGTCAATCACTGA
- a CDS encoding amino acid ABC transporter substrate-binding protein, giving the protein MMRRVVIIAGVLAASTVVASAATLDTVKSRGTLICGVSAGFAGFSAPDSQGNYKGLDVDYCRALAAGVLGDASKVRYVSLTAQNRFTALQSGEIDVLYRNSTQTYLRGVTLGLRQGPINFYDGQGFVVKKDLGVKEIKDLKGATVCVAQGTTHEVTLGDYGRANGIDWKPLVFDRVDTMYQTFFGGRCDAMTQDASALAGAVTTAAPNAADYVVLPQTISKEPLGPFTRNGDEVWSDIITWLHYGLIEAEELGVTQGNVDEMAKSPTPAIQRLLGASGDLGSRLGLDNKWLVTAIKATGNYGEIYERNVGKASPLKLERGLNGLWSKGGLMYAVPFK; this is encoded by the coding sequence ATGATGAGAAGAGTGGTTATCATAGCCGGCGTGCTCGCGGCATCGACGGTGGTCGCGTCGGCGGCAACGCTCGACACGGTGAAAAGCCGCGGCACGCTGATATGCGGCGTCAGCGCCGGTTTTGCCGGCTTCTCCGCGCCGGATTCGCAAGGCAACTACAAGGGTCTCGACGTCGATTATTGCCGCGCGCTCGCCGCCGGCGTGCTCGGCGATGCCAGCAAGGTGCGCTACGTCTCGCTGACCGCGCAGAACCGCTTCACCGCGCTCCAGTCCGGCGAGATCGACGTGCTCTACCGCAACTCGACGCAGACCTATCTGCGCGGCGTCACGCTGGGCCTGCGGCAAGGCCCAATCAACTTCTACGACGGTCAGGGCTTTGTCGTGAAGAAGGACCTCGGCGTGAAGGAGATCAAGGATCTCAAGGGCGCCACCGTCTGCGTCGCGCAGGGCACTACGCATGAGGTCACGCTCGGTGACTACGGCCGCGCCAACGGCATCGACTGGAAGCCACTGGTGTTCGACCGCGTCGACACCATGTACCAGACCTTCTTCGGCGGGCGTTGCGATGCCATGACCCAGGACGCTTCCGCGCTCGCAGGCGCCGTGACGACCGCGGCGCCGAACGCGGCCGACTACGTCGTGCTGCCGCAGACCATCAGCAAGGAGCCGCTCGGCCCCTTCACCCGCAATGGCGACGAGGTCTGGAGCGACATCATCACCTGGCTGCATTACGGCTTGATCGAGGCCGAAGAGCTTGGCGTCACACAGGGCAATGTCGACGAGATGGCGAAGTCGCCGACGCCCGCGATCCAGCGCCTGCTCGGTGCTTCCGGCGATCTCGGCTCGCGGCTCGGGCTCGACAACAAATGGCTGGTCACGGCCATCAAGGCCACCGGCAATTACGGCGAGATCTACGAGCGGAATGTCGGCAAGGCGAGCCCGCTCAAGCTCGAGCGCGGCCTCAACGGCCTCTGGAGCAAGGGCGGCTTGATGTACGCGGTGCCGTTCAAGTAA
- a CDS encoding MFS transporter: protein MTEQLTRPASDHIDVADAKRRIKAIFIGSIGNLVEWYDFYAYTAFALYFAPAFFPGNDPVVQQLNVAVVFAATFLMRPLGGWLFGYIADHYGRRISLTLSVVFMCFGSLIIALTPTYATIGFAAPVILALARVIEGLSLGGEYGASATYLSEVADPKHRGFYSSFQYVTLIGGQLTAIIVLLALQKIFLTPEELRAWGWRIPFAIGAALAIFAAVMRRGLHETEAFEEARKVVKPTGSLTNLLRYPRELLLVVGLTAGGTAAFYTFTTYMQTFVKLSVGLTEDQTTFVIFGTLIFATILQPIYGAISDKIGRKPLLIFFGVAGTLATVPLLMTLKETKSPFIAFILICAAWLFVAGYTSINAVVKAELFPTNVRALGVGLPYAITVSMFGGTAPAIALYFKSIGHEAWFYYYLASIIFLSLVIYSTMRDTKHASAMHRHE from the coding sequence GTGACTGAGCAACTAACGCGACCGGCCTCCGACCACATTGACGTTGCCGACGCCAAGCGCCGGATCAAGGCGATCTTCATCGGCTCGATCGGCAATTTGGTCGAGTGGTACGACTTCTACGCCTACACCGCGTTTGCGCTCTATTTCGCTCCCGCCTTCTTTCCCGGCAACGACCCCGTCGTCCAGCAATTGAATGTCGCCGTCGTATTCGCAGCGACCTTCCTGATGCGGCCCCTGGGCGGCTGGCTATTCGGCTATATCGCCGATCATTACGGGCGGCGCATCTCGCTGACGCTGTCGGTCGTCTTCATGTGCTTCGGCTCGCTGATCATCGCGTTGACGCCGACCTACGCCACGATCGGCTTCGCCGCACCGGTGATCCTGGCGCTCGCCCGCGTCATCGAAGGCTTGAGTCTCGGCGGCGAATACGGCGCCAGCGCCACCTATCTCAGCGAGGTCGCCGACCCCAAGCATCGCGGCTTCTATTCGAGCTTCCAATACGTCACCCTGATCGGCGGCCAGCTCACCGCGATCATCGTACTGTTGGCTCTGCAAAAGATCTTCCTCACGCCGGAGGAACTGAGAGCCTGGGGCTGGCGCATCCCGTTTGCGATCGGTGCGGCGCTCGCGATCTTTGCCGCGGTGATGCGGCGCGGCTTGCACGAGACCGAGGCCTTCGAAGAAGCCAGGAAGGTGGTAAAGCCGACCGGCTCGCTCACCAATTTGCTGCGCTATCCCCGCGAGTTGCTCCTGGTGGTCGGCTTGACCGCGGGCGGCACCGCGGCGTTCTACACTTTCACCACCTATATGCAGACCTTCGTCAAGCTTTCGGTGGGGTTGACCGAGGACCAGACCACGTTCGTGATCTTCGGCACGCTGATCTTCGCGACCATCCTGCAGCCGATCTATGGCGCCATCTCCGACAAGATCGGCCGCAAGCCGCTGCTGATCTTCTTCGGCGTCGCTGGCACGCTCGCCACCGTGCCGCTCCTGATGACGCTGAAGGAGACCAAGTCGCCCTTCATTGCGTTCATCCTGATCTGCGCGGCCTGGCTGTTCGTTGCCGGATACACCTCGATCAACGCGGTAGTGAAGGCCGAGCTGTTCCCGACCAATGTCCGCGCCCTCGGCGTCGGCCTGCCTTATGCGATCACCGTCTCGATGTTCGGCGGCACGGCGCCGGCGATCGCGCTCTATTTCAAGAGCATCGGGCATGAGGCGTGGTTCTACTACTATCTTGCCAGCATCATCTTCCTGTCGCTGGTGATCTATTCTACCATGCGCGACACCAAGCACGCCTCCGCGATGCATCGCCACGAGTAG
- a CDS encoding MurR/RpiR family transcriptional regulator: protein MAEPAKSSPLSELRIALPSLPMRLQEVGRFVAANDYDATTRSMRDLAAVAGADPAAFTRLAKAIGYSGWDELRAALTEARRPSQIAPFSGRARSRRHGPNADVALVTEKLEAEAAGLPRIPAQPITEAARALHDAKRIWITGYRSCRSVAELLNYELRLFRPEQVQLVGASGPDDLDMGAFRPGEAVIVVGFMPYTHASVRVAQAAYRSGAALIAIADSPSAPMAEGADHVLLFEAASSPGFFPSLTGAIAIAQSLAAVTFSLGGTAAKKRLENTEARLAAASTYVSEKG from the coding sequence ATGGCCGAGCCCGCGAAATCCTCGCCGCTGAGCGAACTGCGCATTGCATTGCCATCGCTTCCGATGCGGTTGCAGGAGGTCGGGCGTTTCGTCGCGGCCAATGATTACGACGCCACGACGCGTTCGATGCGCGATCTCGCAGCGGTTGCCGGTGCCGATCCCGCCGCGTTCACGCGGCTTGCCAAGGCGATCGGCTATTCGGGCTGGGATGAGTTGCGTGCGGCGTTGACGGAGGCACGGCGGCCTTCGCAGATTGCGCCGTTCTCCGGCCGCGCCCGGAGCCGACGCCACGGCCCGAACGCCGATGTCGCGCTCGTCACCGAAAAGCTGGAGGCCGAGGCCGCCGGCCTTCCGCGCATCCCGGCCCAGCCGATTACGGAGGCGGCGCGCGCGCTGCACGACGCAAAGCGGATCTGGATCACCGGCTACCGAAGCTGCCGCAGCGTCGCGGAACTGTTGAACTACGAGCTCCGGCTGTTTCGTCCCGAACAGGTGCAACTCGTCGGCGCGTCCGGCCCCGATGATCTCGACATGGGCGCGTTCCGGCCCGGCGAGGCCGTCATCGTCGTCGGCTTCATGCCCTACACCCATGCGAGCGTCCGGGTTGCGCAGGCCGCCTATCGCTCCGGCGCGGCCTTGATCGCGATCGCCGATAGCCCTTCGGCGCCGATGGCTGAAGGCGCCGACCACGTGCTGCTGTTCGAGGCGGCCTCCTCTCCCGGCTTTTTCCCGAGCCTCACCGGCGCCATTGCCATCGCGCAATCGCTCGCCGCCGTGACGTTTTCGCTCGGCGGCACGGCGGCGAAGAAGCGCCTGGAGAATACCGAGGCGCGGCTGGCCGCGGCCTCAACTTACGTTTCAGAGAAAGGTTGA
- a CDS encoding amino acid ABC transporter permease — translation MTAIADIPEAPRAARRPQIGNPVLRWLRTNLFSSIPNGIVSVILLTVLAKAIFSFAQWGIANAVWLTPANDSSACRAVRGVGACWAIIPEKYRFILFGTYPFDEQWRPALAVLLFIALFYLSSRRALWRRELAYLWIGALALISVLMWGGILGLSFVSQDRWGGLPVTLILATFGLAFGFPLGILVALGRRSKLPAIRSLSVLYVELIRGVPLVSLLFMASVMFPLFMPNGFNIDKLLRAQVAIILFAGAYLAEVIRGGLQAVPRGQYEAADALGLSYWRKNWLIVLPQAIRHVIPPLVNTFIAFFKDTSLVLIIGIFDLLTTAKTAIIDPAWQQFSVEVYIFVAGIYFVFCFAMSRYSRSLEATSGR, via the coding sequence ATGACGGCGATCGCCGACATTCCGGAAGCACCGCGCGCCGCCCGGCGCCCGCAGATCGGCAACCCGGTGCTGCGCTGGCTGCGCACCAATCTGTTCTCGTCGATCCCGAACGGCATCGTCTCGGTCATCTTGCTGACCGTGCTCGCAAAGGCCATCTTCAGCTTCGCGCAGTGGGGCATCGCCAATGCGGTCTGGCTCACCCCGGCGAACGATTCCAGCGCCTGCCGCGCGGTACGCGGCGTCGGCGCATGCTGGGCGATCATCCCCGAGAAATACCGCTTCATCCTGTTTGGCACCTATCCGTTCGACGAGCAGTGGCGGCCGGCGCTGGCGGTACTGCTGTTCATCGCCCTGTTCTATCTCTCCAGCCGCCGCGCCTTATGGCGGCGCGAGTTGGCCTATCTCTGGATCGGAGCGCTCGCGCTGATCAGCGTGCTGATGTGGGGCGGCATACTTGGCTTGTCGTTCGTCTCGCAAGACCGTTGGGGCGGCTTGCCGGTGACGCTGATCCTGGCGACCTTCGGTCTGGCCTTCGGCTTCCCGCTCGGCATCCTCGTCGCGCTTGGCCGGCGCTCAAAACTGCCGGCGATCCGCTCGCTGAGCGTGCTCTATGTCGAGCTGATCCGCGGCGTGCCGCTGGTCAGTCTGCTGTTCATGGCGAGCGTGATGTTTCCGCTGTTCATGCCGAACGGATTCAACATCGACAAGCTCCTGCGCGCGCAGGTCGCAATCATCCTGTTCGCGGGTGCCTATCTTGCCGAAGTCATTCGCGGCGGCCTCCAGGCCGTGCCCCGCGGACAATACGAGGCCGCCGACGCGCTCGGCCTGTCCTACTGGCGCAAGAACTGGCTGATCGTCCTGCCGCAGGCGATCCGCCACGTCATCCCGCCGCTGGTCAACACCTTCATCGCCTTCTTCAAGGACACCAGCCTCGTTCTGATCATCGGTATCTTCGACCTGCTGACCACGGCCAAGACCGCGATCATCGATCCGGCGTGGCAGCAATTCTCCGTCGAAGTCTACATCTTCGTCGCCGGGATCTATTTTGTCTTCTGCTTCGCGATGTCGCGGTATAGCCGGAGCCTGGAGGCGACGAGCGGAAGGTGA
- a CDS encoding aspartate/glutamate racemase family protein — MPTSPRIALIHALKHSIAPIEAAFAKAWPEARLMNLLDDSLSSDLARDGKLNDAMTERFLALGRYAAATGADAILFTCSAFGPCIEAVARAHAPMPVLKPNEAMIERAVTMGQRIGLLSTFPPTLASMPPEFPSSVQIVPKLAEGALAALDRGDRATHDRLIVEAARDLRDCDVVALAQFSIAATAPLVAEATGRAVVTTPDSAVEKLMKLLAAKA, encoded by the coding sequence ATGCCGACGTCTCCTCGCATCGCCCTGATCCACGCCCTCAAGCATTCCATCGCTCCGATCGAAGCTGCGTTCGCGAAGGCGTGGCCGGAAGCGCGGCTGATGAACCTGCTCGATGACAGCCTGTCGTCGGATCTGGCGCGTGACGGCAAGCTCAACGATGCCATGACCGAACGCTTTCTTGCGCTCGGTCGTTACGCCGCGGCAACAGGCGCGGATGCGATCCTGTTCACCTGCTCGGCCTTCGGTCCCTGCATCGAGGCGGTCGCGCGCGCGCATGCGCCGATGCCGGTGCTCAAGCCGAACGAAGCCATGATCGAACGGGCGGTGACGATGGGCCAGCGCATCGGCCTGCTCTCGACCTTCCCGCCGACGCTGGCCTCGATGCCGCCGGAGTTTCCTTCCTCCGTCCAGATCGTACCGAAGCTTGCCGAAGGCGCGCTGGCCGCGCTCGACCGCGGCGACCGCGCTACGCATGACCGGCTGATCGTGGAAGCCGCACGCGATTTGCGCGATTGCGACGTCGTCGCGCTCGCGCAGTTCAGCATCGCGGCAACTGCGCCCCTCGTGGCAGAAGCCACCGGCCGCGCTGTGGTGACGACGCCTGACAGCGCCGTCGAGAAGCTGATGAAGCTGTTGGCGGCGAAGGCTTAA
- a CDS encoding amino acid ABC transporter permease, whose translation MTSDAPRPPPRRRFFGAFGQRELKGLFWQALVVGIAVAVIVFLWSNTVTNLSARRITTGFAFLGREAGMPISDSLLAYNPRDSYLWAFVVGIANTLRVAVIGIVLATILGTVIGISRLSANWLLSRLAAVYVETLRDIPLLLQLLFWYVLMQALPAARAAWRPIEGVFLSNRGLILPAIPIGTPQLWVLGTAVLGLVVFYVIQRRLIAQQMRDGKPRPAWPFGLGLLVVLPAAVSVLLGVSWTIEWPELRGFNFVGGLTLAPEYFALLIALVTYTSAFIAEIVRSGIQSVPRGQWDAANALGLRRSFMLRQIILPQALRVIVPPMTSQYLNLTKNSSLAVAIGYQDVVSIANTTLNQTGQAIEAIALIMAVFLTISLGISFFMNWYNSRIALVER comes from the coding sequence GTGACGTCAGACGCTCCGAGACCGCCGCCGCGCCGCCGCTTCTTCGGCGCCTTCGGGCAGCGCGAGCTGAAAGGCCTGTTCTGGCAGGCCCTGGTGGTCGGGATCGCGGTCGCGGTCATCGTCTTTCTCTGGTCCAACACGGTCACCAATCTCTCCGCGCGCCGCATCACGACCGGTTTTGCCTTCCTCGGCCGTGAGGCCGGCATGCCCATCTCCGATAGCCTGCTGGCCTACAATCCGAGAGACTCATATCTCTGGGCCTTCGTCGTCGGCATCGCCAACACACTGCGCGTCGCCGTGATCGGAATCGTGCTTGCAACGATCCTGGGCACGGTGATCGGCATCTCGCGGCTGTCGGCCAACTGGCTGCTGTCGCGGCTGGCCGCGGTGTATGTCGAAACGCTCCGCGACATCCCGCTGCTGCTCCAGCTCCTGTTCTGGTACGTGCTGATGCAGGCGCTGCCGGCCGCGCGCGCGGCATGGCGGCCGATCGAGGGCGTGTTCCTGTCCAATCGCGGTCTGATCCTGCCGGCGATTCCGATCGGGACGCCGCAGCTTTGGGTGCTCGGCACCGCAGTGCTCGGACTTGTCGTATTCTATGTCATCCAGCGGCGGCTCATCGCGCAGCAAATGCGCGACGGCAAGCCGCGGCCGGCCTGGCCTTTCGGACTCGGATTGCTCGTTGTGTTGCCTGCGGCGGTGTCCGTGCTTCTCGGCGTGTCCTGGACGATCGAATGGCCTGAGTTGCGCGGCTTCAACTTCGTCGGCGGGCTGACGCTGGCGCCGGAATATTTTGCGCTGCTGATCGCGCTCGTCACCTACACCTCGGCCTTCATCGCCGAGATCGTGCGCAGCGGCATCCAGTCGGTGCCGCGCGGCCAATGGGATGCCGCCAATGCGCTCGGATTGCGCCGCAGCTTCATGCTGCGGCAGATCATCCTGCCACAGGCGCTACGCGTCATCGTGCCGCCGATGACGAGCCAGTACCTCAACCTGACCAAGAATTCTTCGCTCGCGGTGGCGATCGGCTATCAGGACGTGGTCTCGATCGCCAACACGACGCTGAACCAGACCGGGCAGGCGATCGAGGCCATTGCCTTGATCATGGCGGTGTTTCTCACCATCAGCCTCGGCATCAGCTTCTTCATGAACTGGTACAATTCGCGCATCGCGCTGGTGGAGCGCTGA
- a CDS encoding ferredoxin: MTERLRVHVDPDKCQGHARCKALAPELFELDEYGNAHEAGDGTVPPGLEDKAWLAKSNCPEIAIDVIEE; this comes from the coding sequence ATGACAGAGCGACTGAGGGTTCACGTCGATCCGGACAAATGCCAGGGGCACGCGCGCTGCAAGGCGCTGGCGCCGGAGCTGTTCGAGCTCGACGAATACGGCAACGCCCACGAAGCCGGCGACGGCACCGTCCCGCCCGGCCTCGAAGACAAGGCCTGGCTTGCCAAATCCAATTGTCCGGAAATCGCAATCGACGTGATCGAGGAGTAG
- a CDS encoding TetR/AcrR family transcriptional regulator yields the protein MRSQLARKPENTYHHGDLRDALIKAALREAEQGGTEAISIKALAKQLGVSQPAPYRHFADREALLTAVTAEAFRQLSGILRAAMAKPSKRSKLSLLAQATLDFGLRRNGIYRLMFASRTVSCAAKGSELHEATRETFALVVEALEAPAVDYLRERQALKIWAAVHGVVMLAEQGLFTGEAAHATREDLVEDFVSETKVALAAAIKGARRRKKAGA from the coding sequence ATGCGTTCACAACTTGCCCGCAAGCCCGAGAATACCTACCACCATGGCGATCTCCGCGACGCCTTGATCAAGGCCGCGCTGCGCGAAGCCGAGCAGGGCGGGACGGAGGCGATCAGCATCAAGGCGCTTGCAAAGCAGCTGGGCGTCTCGCAGCCGGCGCCCTACCGGCATTTTGCCGATCGCGAGGCGCTGCTAACGGCGGTGACGGCGGAGGCGTTCCGGCAACTCAGCGGGATCTTGCGGGCGGCGATGGCAAAGCCGTCGAAGCGCTCGAAACTGTCGCTGCTGGCCCAGGCGACGCTGGATTTCGGCTTACGGCGCAATGGCATCTACCGCTTGATGTTCGCCTCGCGCACGGTGTCGTGTGCGGCGAAAGGCAGCGAGCTGCACGAAGCGACGCGCGAAACCTTTGCGCTCGTGGTCGAAGCGCTGGAAGCTCCGGCAGTTGATTACTTGCGCGAGCGGCAGGCGCTCAAGATCTGGGCGGCGGTGCACGGCGTGGTGATGTTGGCTGAGCAGGGACTGTTCACCGGCGAGGCGGCCCATGCCACGCGCGAGGACCTTGTCGAGGATTTTGTCAGCGAAACCAAGGTCGCGCTTGCGGCGGCGATCAAGGGCGCGCGACGCCGGAAAAAGGCCGGCGCTTAA
- a CDS encoding cytochrome P450, with the protein MSDISQPAAHPPVTDWVHDFDHTDPQWTEDPFPIWDELRAASPVVHTERFLGCYLPTTYEAVREIANDSEHFSSRRIIVRDVRPEITSRNSAPPITSDPPVHKPAKQLLLPPFTPDAMKKLEPRVRAICNELIDGFIAEGRLDAAERYTKHIPVRAIAHMLGIPETDSDLFIRWIHMILELGIKDENTLLQAVQEMTVYFSGHIEARKTKPTDDLISYLMNARDKDGNPLEDSHVLGSLRLLLIAGIDTTWSAIGSSLWHLARTPADRERLVAEPGLIPTAVEELLRAYSPVTMAREVVKETTISGCPVKAGNMVLLSFPAANRDPKMFPDADKVVIDRRENRHAAFGLGIHRCVGSNLARMEMQVALEEWLKRIPDFALDPAGTVTWSQGTVRGPRQLPFLLGKAM; encoded by the coding sequence ATGTCCGACATCAGCCAGCCCGCCGCCCATCCGCCCGTGACCGACTGGGTCCATGATTTCGACCACACCGATCCGCAATGGACCGAAGATCCCTTCCCGATCTGGGACGAGCTGCGCGCCGCAAGCCCGGTCGTGCACACCGAGCGCTTCCTCGGCTGCTACCTGCCGACGACCTATGAAGCGGTGCGCGAGATCGCCAACGACAGCGAGCATTTCTCCTCACGCCGCATCATCGTCCGCGACGTTCGGCCGGAGATCACCAGCAGAAACTCCGCCCCGCCGATCACGTCCGATCCGCCGGTGCACAAGCCAGCCAAGCAATTGCTGCTGCCGCCGTTCACGCCGGACGCGATGAAGAAGCTGGAGCCGCGGGTGCGCGCGATCTGTAACGAGTTGATCGACGGTTTCATCGCTGAAGGCCGACTGGACGCGGCAGAGCGCTACACCAAGCACATTCCGGTTCGCGCGATCGCACACATGCTCGGCATCCCCGAGACAGACAGCGATCTCTTCATCCGCTGGATCCACATGATCCTGGAACTTGGCATCAAGGACGAAAACACGCTGCTCCAGGCGGTGCAGGAGATGACCGTCTATTTCAGCGGCCATATCGAGGCGCGCAAGACCAAGCCGACCGACGATCTTATTTCCTACCTGATGAATGCCAGGGACAAGGACGGCAACCCGCTCGAGGATTCACACGTGCTGGGCTCGCTGCGCCTGCTCCTGATTGCCGGCATCGACACCACCTGGAGCGCGATCGGCTCCTCGCTCTGGCACCTCGCCCGGACGCCCGCCGACCGCGAGCGCCTGGTCGCCGAGCCCGGGTTGATCCCGACCGCGGTGGAGGAGCTGCTGCGCGCCTATTCGCCGGTGACGATGGCGCGCGAAGTGGTCAAGGAGACCACGATTTCCGGCTGCCCGGTCAAGGCGGGCAACATGGTGCTGCTGTCCTTCCCGGCCGCCAACCGTGACCCGAAAATGTTTCCGGATGCTGACAAGGTCGTGATTGACCGCCGCGAGAACCGGCACGCCGCCTTCGGCCTCGGCATCCACCGCTGCGTCGGCTCGAACCTTGCGCGCATGGAAATGCAGGTTGCACTGGAGGAATGGCTGAAGCGAATTCCGGACTTCGCCCTCGATCCGGCAGGCACGGTGACCTGGTCACAGGGAACCGTCAGAGGTCCCCGCCAGTTGCCATTTTTGCTTGGAAAGGCGATGTAG